The DNA sequence GATTGAGCCCATAAGATCCCCGCTATGACCACCGGGGATCTTATCGCCTGAATTTGCAACTTTTGTTGCATATGAAATATTTAAGCAATTAACGCTGTAACAATAAACCGTGATGCTGTTCTCTGGCGTCCTCTCAGAGTGAGAAAGATATGGCTACGATTCGTTGCACGACAGCTCAGGCGATAGTTCGCTATCTGAGTCAACAATTTACCGAAGTGGATGGCAAACGCGTTCCGCTTTTTCCCGGGGTTTACGGCATTTTTGGTCATGGCAATGTGACCTGCCTTGGCGAAGCGCTTGAAGCCGTTCAGGATACGCTGCCGACCTGGCGCGGCCAGAACGAGCAGTCGATGGGCTTTGCCGCGGTGGGTTTTGCCAAAGCGATGGTTCGCCGCCAAATTATGGTGGTCACCGCCTCAATTGGCCCTGGCACCACCAATTTGCTGACCGCCGCGGGCGTTGCGCATACCAGCCGTCTGCCGATGCTAATGATTTGCGGCGACAGCTTTGCCCGGCGCCATCCCGACCCGGTGATGCAGCAGGTTGAGCATTTCAGTAATCCCACGCAAACCGTCAACGATGCTTTCAAATCGGTCACTCGCTATTGGGATCGTATTACCTGGCCGGAACAGATCCTCTCTTCGCTGCCGCAGGCGGTGGCCACCATGCTGGATCCGGGCGAATGCGGCCCGGCATTTATCGGCGTTTGCCAGGATGTTCAGGAGATGGCGTGGGATTATCCGGAAGCATTTTTCCAGCCTCGTCTGCATTCGATGCCGCGCCCACGTCCGGATCGTCTGGTGCTGGCGCAGGCGGTCGAGCGCCTGAAACAGGCAAAACGGCCGCTAATTATTTCCGGCGGTGGCGTGCGTTATTCGCAGGCCGAAGCGGTGCTGGAAGAGTTTGCGCTGGCGCACGGTATTCCGGTGGTGGAAACCATCGCCGGTAAAGGCGCCTTTACTCACGATCATCCCGCGCATATGGGGCCGATTGGCATTTTGGGTTCAACCTCTGCTAACGAGCTTGCCGCTCATGCCGACGTGATCCTCGCCGTGGGTACGCGCCTGATGGATTTTGTCACCGGCTCCTGGACGGTGTTCGACCATAAAGCACAGTTTATCGCGCTTAACGCCGCGCGTTTCGACGCTCATAAGCACTTTTCCCTCCCGCTGGTATGCGATGCCCGCGAAGGTCTCAGTGAACTGCACACCGCGCTGGGCGAATGGGAAGCCGATGCCGCCTGGCTGGAAAGAGGCCGCAAAGCTTTTGCCGGGTGGAATGCACTGATCGCCGGACAGCAGGAACGCACCACCGGCAACGACGATCCCACTTATGCGCAGGTTGTCGGCGTGGTGAACGCGCAGGCGGCACCGGAAGATTACATTATCAGCGCGGCAGGCGGTTTGCCTGGCGAGCTGGTGAAGGGCTGGCGCGTCAAAAACAGCGGCACCTTCGACTGTGAATTCGGTTTCTCCTGCATGGGATATGAACTCTCCGCAGGCTGGGGCGTGGCCATGACCGAACAGGATCGGGATGTGTTCGTGATGATTGGCGACGGCACCTACATGATGATGAATTCGGATATCTATTCCAGCGTGCTCTCCGGCCATAAATTTATTCTGCTGGTCTGCGACAACGGCGGCTTTGCGGTGATTAACCGGCTTCAGAATGCCAAAGGCGGTGCCTCCTTCAATAATCTGCTGAAAGATTGTCGGGTCAAAGAACCCTTCCATGTCGATTTTGTCGCCAATGCGCAATCAATGGGCGCGCGGGCCCGTAAAGTCACCTCGCTGAACGAGCTGGAAGAAGCGATTCAGTGGGCGAAAGGCAACGATCGCACGACGGTGATTTGCATTTCTACTCATCCTTACAGCTGGACGCCGGGCGATGCATGGTGGGACGTCGGCGTGCCGGAAGTAAGCGCTCGTGAAAGCGTTAATGAAGCCCGCGCGGCTCATGTTGAAGGACGTAAAAAACAGCGGCTCGGCCTTTGACAGGGAATAAGAAAAGGGTGCTTAAAGCGAAACCCGGCATCGCGCCGATTGCCTGGACGAATGACGCTCTTCCCCAGTTGGATGGCGACACGCCGCTGAAGTATGCCCGTATTGGCTATAACACCCTGCACAGCGCACTCTGCGCGGCAGGATATCATCTCGTTCAAGGAGTCATCTGATGAGTCAGTTAACAGGAAAAGTTGCCGTTGTTACCGGTGGCACCCAGGGGCTAGGCGCCGCTATCGCCCGTCATTTCATGCAGCAGGGCGCCGCTGGCGTGGTTATCTGTGGACGAAATCAGGCTAAGGGTGAGGAGATAGCCGCCCAGCTGAGCGAAGCAGGCCGAACTCGTGTGGTATTTGTACGCGCCGATTTATCTTCTGTGGAAGATTGTCGTCAGGTTATTGCGAAAACAGACGAGCTGTTTGGCAAAGTTGACGTGCTGGTTAACGCAGGCGGCATGACCGATCGCGGCACCATACTGGACACTGAGCCGGAGCTGTTCGACAAGATGTTTGCAACCAACGTGCGTGGCCCCTTCTTCCTGATGCAGGAGACAATCAAAATTATGCGCAGGGAGAACACTGAAGGCGCAATAGTGAATATTTGCTCCATGTCTGGCCTGGCGGGCCAGCCGTTTATTGCCGCTTACTGCTCATCGAAAGGGGCGCTGGCGACGTTAACCCGTAACACGGCCTACGCGCTTTTGCGTAATCGTATCCGCGTCAATGCGCTGAATATTGGCTGGATGGCGTCGGAAGGCGAAGACCGCATCATGAAGCAGTATCACGGCGCAGAAGACAACTGGCTGGAAAAAGCGGCGGCGGAACAACCTTTTGGCCGCCTGATTAAGCCCGAAGAAGTGGCGGAGGCCGTCACCTTCCTGGCCAGTACTGCCTCCGGCGTCATGACCGGTTCGGTAATCAACTATGACCAGTCAGTCTGGGGCGGTTATGACCAGGCGGCTTCTCCAGCAGCTCCGCTTTAAGGCATTGTCTTTCAGCCTGTTCAGGCAGGCTGAAAAAACCTTTAACGGTGCTTTCACTGGAGATTTGATGGACATTCAGCAAGTCACCGACATCCACTTTTTTTATCAACAGTTTCTGCTGCAAATCCGTTGCACCCGAATATGCCCACGGCAGCCAGCCTTAACCCCTGCTTATTTCTCCCTCTATCCATAAGATATCCTTATCGCAACATCTGGCCGGTCTGGCTTTACAACGTCGTTCAGGACGCGTTGCTCACCCTAAAATTCCATCCCTCCGTCAGGCAAACGATTACCTGGCGAGAAAAACGGCCGTTACGCCGCGACAGCGGATTCCGCGCATTAGTTCAGTTGTTAATGTGATCTTAATCACACTTTAGCGGAATTGAAATGAAACAGAGTTTGACATGTGTGAGCAATCTCTATTTCCTAAAGCGCGAATCACGGCACACTGCCGCGGCATTTGATACGGGTGTTTTCGGTTGTGAAAACAGTCCTTCTTCCTCACCGGATAACGACTTAACAAGACCATCTTGCAGGCAGCAGAAAATGGTCATTAAGCATGTGGTAATCTAATGAAATATAAATCTCTGATGGCTGGCGCCCTGGTTGCGCTCTCTTACAGTGCCGCTTCGTTTGCTGCAACCGATGAACCACAATACGTTTCCGACTGGTGGCACCAGAGCGTGAACGTGGTAGGAAGCACCCATACCCGTTTCGGGCCGCAGTTCAATAACGATGTCTACCTCGAGTATGAAGCCTTCGCGAAAAAAGACTGGTTCGATTTCTATGGCTACCTCGATCTGACCAACTTCTTTGGCGTAGGCAACTCAAATGCCAACGGCGTTTTTGACCACGGCTCGCCGATGTTTATGGAGATCGAACCGCGTTTCTCCATCGACAAGCTGACCAACACCGATCTGAGCTTCGGCCCGTTCAAAGAATGGTACTTTGCCAACAACTATATCTACGATATGGGCCGCAACAGCGATAACCGCCAGAATACCTGGTATATGGGTCTGGGCACCGATATCGATACCCATTCCGATATTGGTCTGTCGCTGAACGTCTATGCCAAATATCAGTGGGAAAACTACGGTGCGGCCAATGAAAACAGCTGGGATGGCTATCGCTTCAAGGTGAAATACTTCGTCCCTATCACCACCCTGTGGGGCGGCAAACTGGGTTACGTTGGCTTTACTAACTTTGACTGGGGTTCGGATCTGCGTGATAAAAGCGATGCGTCGCGCACCAGTAACTCTATTGCGTCCAGCCATATCCTGTCACTGGCTTACGACCACTGGCACTACTCTGCCGTGGCCCGTTACTTCCATAACGGCGGACAGTGGGCAGATGGACAGGAGCTGAATTTTGGTAGCGGCCCGTTCGAAGTGAAGTCTACTGGCTGGGGTTATTACCTGGTTGTCGGCTATAACTTCTAATTTCCTGAAGCAATGCTCAACCGCCAGCCGAATGTTCGCGCTGGCGGTTGCCTCAGACGCTACTCAGCCGTTTGCGACGAGTTTTGCGTATATTCTTTGTAATAGTGTTCCATCATCTGTCGCAGCGCCTTACCGATGGCGGCATATTCATATTCATTGAGATTCGCCAGCGAAATACGCCCCGCGGGTTTTAGCGTGCCAAACCCTGTTCCTGGCAGCATAACAATGCCGGTTTCCTCAGCAATGCGGAATAACAGGTCGGTGGGATTTAATGTCTTATTCACCCAGGCTGCAAACTCGTCACCATAAACCTGGCGCGAAATGGCCTCCAGATCCAGCAACGTGTAATAATCCACTTCTTCTTCACTTATGCTATGCGTAATACCCAGCTCACGGTAGAGCACGGCCTGACGGCGTCGAATAATTTCCGATACCGCCGCCTTGTATCCGTTATTGCCATCCATCAGAGCAAACAGGCTGAACAGCACCATCTGTATCTGTTGTGGCGTGGATAATCCGGCCGTATGGTTTAGTGCCACGCTGCGGCTATCTGCAACTACGCGGTCAAGGAAACTCAGTGCGGGGACGTCAGGCGTCAGGGAAAGATAACGTTCGTTAAGGCGATGCTTTTCAGCATCGTTGAGGTTACTGATTTTTTCATCAAGAATATTTTGTCGGTGGGTGGCAATAACGCCCAGCCGCCAGCCTGTTGCGCCAAAATATTTTGAAAAGGAGTAAACCAGAATGGTATTTTGCGGACAGATCGCAAAGAGAGATTTAAAATCGTTGGCGAAAGTCCCGTAAACGTCATCGGTGAGGATGATAAGATCGGGACGCTGCTCCACTATTTTAGTCATCTTTTCCAGCGTGCGATTATCCATTTTTACCGAGGCGGGATTGCTGGGGTTCACACAGAAGAAAATCTTCACCTCAGGATCTAATAATTTATCCAGCTCCTCATCAGGATACTGCCAGTTATTTTCCGGGGAAGCGTTGATCATAACACTCTCCAGCCGGTAATCCTCCAGCTGAGGGATTTCGATATAAGGCGTAAATATCGGTGCCCCCATCGCTACCTTGTCACCTGATTTCACCAGGCCATTGGTACGCAATGTATTAAACAGATAGGTCATAGCCGCCGTCCCGCCTTCTACCGCGAACAAATCCACGTCCTCGGCAGAGAGCATTCCGCCAATCATCTCTTTAACGATGTACTCACGGGTTATTTTTTCACTAATATGCAGCATCCGCGGCGGCACCGGATAATTAACGCCCAGAATCCCTTCCACCATTTCATGCAAAAAAGCCGAAGCGGAAAGGCCTAACTGATCGCGTACATAGCTGACGGCGCGCGATAAAAAAGCCACGCCTGGCTGTTCGTGGTTATTCGCCAGAAACGCGTCAAAACGGGCTTCAATGCCCTGAATCCTTGGTAAACCGCCTATGCCATGAGGAAGATAGGAGTAGGAGAGCTCAGCTTCTTCGGTGGCAAACAGACCCAGTCGCCAAAAAGCTCTGCGAGGAAGCGTCGCCAGAAAATTGGGATTGCCCCGACCCGCATTGAGCATCAGCCTGTCAGCCTTACTTGAGGCCAGCTCAATTAGCGCATCTTTTAATTCAAACGGACTCAGTGAAGCATATTTTTCATAGGGATTTGACATAACAAGGCTCTCTGTTGAGGAGTTCAGATTCACTGACAGGGATTAGACCAGCGCGACAATTAGCGGACCCAGCAAGGTGAGGAACACGTTGGCTAAACCATAGGTCACTGCGAAAGGTGCTGTTGGAACAGAATTCCCCGCTTTAT is a window from the Pantoea sp. CCBC3-3-1 genome containing:
- the iolD gene encoding 3D-(3,5/4)-trihydroxycyclohexane-1,2-dione acylhydrolase (decyclizing), translated to MATIRCTTAQAIVRYLSQQFTEVDGKRVPLFPGVYGIFGHGNVTCLGEALEAVQDTLPTWRGQNEQSMGFAAVGFAKAMVRRQIMVVTASIGPGTTNLLTAAGVAHTSRLPMLMICGDSFARRHPDPVMQQVEHFSNPTQTVNDAFKSVTRYWDRITWPEQILSSLPQAVATMLDPGECGPAFIGVCQDVQEMAWDYPEAFFQPRLHSMPRPRPDRLVLAQAVERLKQAKRPLIISGGGVRYSQAEAVLEEFALAHGIPVVETIAGKGAFTHDHPAHMGPIGILGSTSANELAAHADVILAVGTRLMDFVTGSWTVFDHKAQFIALNAARFDAHKHFSLPLVCDAREGLSELHTALGEWEADAAWLERGRKAFAGWNALIAGQQERTTGNDDPTYAQVVGVVNAQAAPEDYIISAAGGLPGELVKGWRVKNSGTFDCEFGFSCMGYELSAGWGVAMTEQDRDVFVMIGDGTYMMMNSDIYSSVLSGHKFILLVCDNGGFAVINRLQNAKGGASFNNLLKDCRVKEPFHVDFVANAQSMGARARKVTSLNELEEAIQWAKGNDRTTVICISTHPYSWTPGDAWWDVGVPEVSARESVNEARAAHVEGRKKQRLGL
- a CDS encoding nucleoside-specific channel-forming protein Tsx gives rise to the protein MKYKSLMAGALVALSYSAASFAATDEPQYVSDWWHQSVNVVGSTHTRFGPQFNNDVYLEYEAFAKKDWFDFYGYLDLTNFFGVGNSNANGVFDHGSPMFMEIEPRFSIDKLTNTDLSFGPFKEWYFANNYIYDMGRNSDNRQNTWYMGLGTDIDTHSDIGLSLNVYAKYQWENYGAANENSWDGYRFKVKYFVPITTLWGGKLGYVGFTNFDWGSDLRDKSDASRTSNSIASSHILSLAYDHWHYSAVARYFHNGGQWADGQELNFGSGPFEVKSTGWGYYLVVGYNF
- a CDS encoding bifunctional aspartate transaminase/aspartate 4-decarboxylase gives rise to the protein MSNPYEKYASLSPFELKDALIELASSKADRLMLNAGRGNPNFLATLPRRAFWRLGLFATEEAELSYSYLPHGIGGLPRIQGIEARFDAFLANNHEQPGVAFLSRAVSYVRDQLGLSASAFLHEMVEGILGVNYPVPPRMLHISEKITREYIVKEMIGGMLSAEDVDLFAVEGGTAAMTYLFNTLRTNGLVKSGDKVAMGAPIFTPYIEIPQLEDYRLESVMINASPENNWQYPDEELDKLLDPEVKIFFCVNPSNPASVKMDNRTLEKMTKIVEQRPDLIILTDDVYGTFANDFKSLFAICPQNTILVYSFSKYFGATGWRLGVIATHRQNILDEKISNLNDAEKHRLNERYLSLTPDVPALSFLDRVVADSRSVALNHTAGLSTPQQIQMVLFSLFALMDGNNGYKAAVSEIIRRRQAVLYRELGITHSISEEEVDYYTLLDLEAISRQVYGDEFAAWVNKTLNPTDLLFRIAEETGIVMLPGTGFGTLKPAGRISLANLNEYEYAAIGKALRQMMEHYYKEYTQNSSQTAE
- a CDS encoding SDR family oxidoreductase, whose amino-acid sequence is MSQLTGKVAVVTGGTQGLGAAIARHFMQQGAAGVVICGRNQAKGEEIAAQLSEAGRTRVVFVRADLSSVEDCRQVIAKTDELFGKVDVLVNAGGMTDRGTILDTEPELFDKMFATNVRGPFFLMQETIKIMRRENTEGAIVNICSMSGLAGQPFIAAYCSSKGALATLTRNTAYALLRNRIRVNALNIGWMASEGEDRIMKQYHGAEDNWLEKAAAEQPFGRLIKPEEVAEAVTFLASTASGVMTGSVINYDQSVWGGYDQAASPAAPL